Genomic DNA from Desulfuromonas versatilis:
GCGGATGGACTGAAGGATTTTTCGGTACTTGTGCACCGCGTCCCGCAGGTCGTTGACCTGGTAGGTCGAGAGGGTAAGACCATGGGCGCGGGCTGCCGTTTCGGCCTTTTTGATCAGCCATTGGTTTCTTTCCGTGTGGACCACATGTACCCGGCTGACGTTGGGGGCGAGCTCGTTGAGGTGGCGAAACAGGACCGCGGGTTCGGGGGAGAGGCTGATGCCGGAGACGCTGCCGGGGGCGATGGGGAGCGCGCCGATAATCACCGGGCGCTTGTCGCCGAGGGATTGGGCGGCCATCAGCCCCTGCCTCCCCAGGGCGATGACCGAATCCACCCCTTCATTCTGGAGCCAGAATTCCAGGGCTCTGGCGTCGGGCGTTTCGGGCAGGGCGTAGGTTTTGACCACCGTGCCGGGCTGGGCTTCAATGCCCCTGATGATGCTTTGGAAAACTGAATAGTAGGGTTCTTTGATTAACGGATAGAGAACGGCAACCCTTGCTTCCGCCCAGCCGCAGGACGGCCCGGGGAACAGGAGAAGAATCCAGGCTAGAAGGCAGAAGCCCAGAAGTTGCCGGAGAAAAACCATGCAGTCAGCCCAATTGAGGTGGTGAGGGGAGCGGCCAGAAGGGATTAAGAGGCCTCGTCCGAATCTCTCATGGCAGGCCTGTTTCGTCAACATTCTGCCAATCAAGGCAATGTCAAAACTTCAGCTGCAACATGCTCCGTATGGGAGTAAGAGCATGATTCGCGCCAAATATTAAAAGGTCAATGAATATTGTTGGTTGGCGCCGAAAGATCACCCGCCCCCGTGGGGGGGAGGGGCGGTCGGATCGGGCGTCTGGGGCCGGGGAGGGCGGTCAGCGCCCTGCCGAAACTGCAGCGGGGGGACTCTCGCCGGGGCCGGCAAACCAGAAGTCATTGTTGCTCAGGGGGTCGCGAAAGCGCGTCTTGGCCCCGGTCTGGACGGGATGCCGATGCTCGCGGGGGTCGCCCTCGCGCAGCAGGCGGTCGACGGTCAGCAGGGTGCCGACCAGGGGACCGTGTTTATCGAGGGCCTGCAGGGCATAGGCGGAGCAGGTGGGATACATGGGACAGCGCGGGCCGTCGACCGGAGAGATGAATTTCTGGAAAAAGCGCACCCCGCCGCGCAGCAATCCCGGGCTATCCGCTGCCCCCGGGTATTGA
This window encodes:
- a CDS encoding ABC transporter substrate binding protein — protein: MVKTYALPETPDARALEFWLQNEGVDSVIALGRQGLMAAQSLGDKRPVIIGALPIAPGSVSGISLSPEPAVLFRHLNELAPNVSRVHVVHTERNQWLIKKAETAARAHGLTLSTYQVNDLRDAVHKYRKILQSIRGPAEAIWLPLDNVTADDDVILPIVLQAAWEKEFVVFSSKPPHAQRGALFSVLPNHFGMGQQLAKVALNGPHPAGVAPLENLDIAVNLRTAFHLGLRFTPRQQENFDLVFPSR
- the yidD gene encoding membrane protein insertion efficiency factor YidD; translation: MNRLVLLLILLALSRHPAGATDWGPWQEQSAPKSAGQYPGAADSPGLLRGGVRFFQKFISPVDGPRCPMYPTCSAYALQALDKHGPLVGTLLTVDRLLREGDPREHRHPVQTGAKTRFRDPLSNNDFWFAGPGESPPAAVSAGR